The following proteins are encoded in a genomic region of Glycine soja cultivar W05 chromosome 17, ASM419377v2, whole genome shotgun sequence:
- the LOC114393654 gene encoding GATA transcription factor 26-like, with amino-acid sequence MGKQGPCYHCGVTSTPLWRNGPPEKPVLCNACGSRWRTKGTLANYTPLHARAENIDYEDQKVSRVKSISLNKNTEVKLVKRKQNYGNAASGGFVPDYSQGYRKVVDEDTSNRSSSGSAVSNSESCAQFGGPDASDLTGPAQSVVWDAMVPSKKRTCAGRPKPSSVEKLTRDLCTILHEQQSYFSASSEEDLLFESDTPMVSVEIGHGSILIRHPSSIARDEESEASSLSVDNKQCLMNEAYSFSSTIPIYSDRSSMNFSSHGVEKIKNSAGQIMQQEKLERDKSQLEKLQVHGNHDSPLCSIDLNDVVNYEEFMRNLTNEQQQQLLKYLPVVDTAKFPDSLRNMFNSFQFKENLIYFQQLLGEGVFNISLLGAKPEEWKTLERLALSNLSKSKWVEHYNFLKKCENKSGKSIGLGSTAMESSNVTTGKRMREHDSRNQNIPELKTTMRSPKRVIIKPPSCEVKEVVEEGSSFSPKSLFALPHGVGGLHMLDSFNFVGESSEDLLLEVPSNSSFPQAELLHPSLSYGARQVSTTSSSVHSPVTHP; translated from the exons ATGGGCAAGCAAGGGCCTTGCTATCACTGTGGAGTTACAA GCACACCACTTTGGCGTAATGGGCCACCTGAGAAGCCAGTACTATGCAATGCATGTGGATCTCGATGGAGGACAAAGGGAACACTTGCAAATTATACCCCTTTGCACGCCCGGGCAGAAAATATTGattatgaggatcaaaaggtttcCAGGGTAAAGAGCATATCATTAAATAAGAACACAGAAGTGAAATTGGTCAAACGAAAGCAAAACTATGGTAATGCTGCATCTGGAGGGTTTGTTCCTGATTATAGTCAAGGATACCGAAAAGTTGTGGATGAAGATACAAGCAATAGATCAAGCTCAGGGTCAGCTGTCTCTAACTCAGAGAGCTGTGCTCAATTTGGTGGCCCAGATGCTAGTGATTTGACAG GTCCTGCTCAGTCAGTGGTCTGGGATGCCATGGTGCCTTCAAAAAAGAGGACATGTGCAGGTCGTCCAAAGCCTTCATCTGTTGAGAAGCTCACGAGAGACCTGTGCACTATTCTTCATGAACAGCAGTCTTATTTTTCTGCATCTTCTGAAGAGGATCTTCTTTTCGAAAGTGACACACCAATGGTTTCTGTTGAGATAGGACATGGAAGCATTCTCATCAGGCATCCTAGCTCTATAGCTCGTGATGAAGAGTCTGAGGCTAGCTCTCTCTCAGTTGATAATAAACAATGCCTAATGAATGAAGCATATTCATTTTCTAGTACCATTCCTATATATAGTGATCGCAGTAGCATGAACTTCTCATCTCACGGAGTTGAAAAGATCAAAAACTCAGCTGGCCAAATCATGCAACAAGAGAAGCTTGAAAG ggACAAGTCTCAGCTTGAAAAACTACAAGTTCATGGAAATCATGATTCACCATTGTGCTCAATAGATTTAAAT GATGTAGTCAACTACGAGGAGTTTATGAGAAACTTGACAAATGAACAGCAGCAGCAATTACTGAAGTATCTCCCAGTGGTTGATACTGCTAAATTTCCTGATAG CCTTAGAAACATGTTCAATAGCTTCCAATTCAAGGAGAACTTAATCTATTTTCAGCAACTTCTCGGGGAAGGAGTCTTTAACATCTCTTTGTTGGGGGCAAAACCTGAAGAATGGAAGACATTAGAAAGGCTTGCATTATCTAATCTGTCAAAGTCGAAATGGGTAGAACACTATAATTTTCTTAAG AAATGTGAAAACAAATCTGGAAAATCTATTGGTTTGGGTTCTACTGCTATGGAATCAAGTAATGTTACAACTGGCAAAAGAATGCGTGAGCATGACAGCCGAAATCAAAATATTCCAG AATTGAAGACAACGATGAGGAGCCCCAAAAGGGTGATCATAAAGCCTCCTAGCTGTGAGGTCAAAGAAGTTGTAGAAGAAGGCTCTAGCTTCAGTCCAAAAAGCTTATTTGCTTTACCCCATGGTGTTGGTGGCTTGCACATGCTGGATTCTTTCAACTTTGTTGGTGAGAGTTCTGAGGATCTGCTTTTAGAGGTGCCTTCTAACAGTTCTTTTCCACAGGCTGAGCTCCTGCACCCATCTTTAAGCTATGGTGCTCGTCAGGTCAGCACCACTAGTAGCTCAGTACACTCACCTGTTACTCATCCTTAA
- the LOC114392959 gene encoding uncharacterized protein LOC114392959 has product MENENCTFVAQPIQRKRKRYAIRDFPEGCGSFGKRVDPNTFRQLNDTILELGLQDLEDEELISAAEVVVACDSSNVSKFSSFSEGVLCDGSEFSSSDGNNIDGSDAGLKEKAETKEPPRRELIRDFPPLCGPHAYADHVCRLQGIEDDDTDAEELGNDVQDESMCLKQEP; this is encoded by the exons ATGGAAAACGAGAATTGCACTTTTGTTGCTCAGCCTATTCAAAGAAAGCGCAAACGTTATGCCATTCGTGATTTCCCAGAAGGATGTGGCTCCTTTGGCAAAAGGGTTGATCCTAACACTTTTCGCCAATTAAATGACACTATTTTGGAGTTGGGACTGCAAGATTTGGAAGATGAAGAATTGATAAGTGCCGCTGAAGTTGTTGTAGCGTGTGACTCCTCCAATGTGTcaaagttttcttctttttcagaaGGGGTTCTTTGTGATGGTTCAGAATTCTCATCATCTGATGGCAACAACATAGATGGTTCCGATGCTGGTTTGAAGGAGAAGGCTGAAACTAAAGAGCCTCCTCGAAGAGAATTAATCAGAGACTTTCCTCCTTTATGTGGACCACATGCTTATGCAGATCATGTGTGTAGATTGCAAGGCATTGAAGATGATGATACTGATGCAGAAGAATTGGGTAATGATGTTCAAGACGAATCCATGTGCCTGAAACAGGAG CCTTGA